A single window of Planctomycetia bacterium DNA harbors:
- a CDS encoding DNA polymerase III subunit has protein sequence MAWHGIEGHDNLVTQFRAALGRGRLASTFLFVGPSGVGKRTFAEKFAQALLCMARPVEQLDPCEQCDSCRQVLAGAHPDLLRVAKPEGKSELPLALLIGEGETRMRTGLCHDIALKPFMGGRRVAIIDDADDLNTEGANCLLKTLEEPPPRSVIILLGTSAERQLPTIRSRAQLVRFRPLESQQVATILERQGVVSDHETALGWAALSQGSVAKAIEMADAELWAFRGQLISGLSRAPLASREVAVAVTAFVDAAGKEASEKRIRARQVLEFAVEFYTGCLRGACRADDAHESALAQAIERRLAQPVEVPGLEAALERTLAAVEHVEHNANQATLIECWLDDLARILDRHGWRELPAA, from the coding sequence ATGGCTTGGCACGGAATCGAAGGGCACGACAATTTGGTGACGCAATTCCGCGCGGCACTAGGGCGCGGACGTCTCGCCAGCACGTTTCTGTTCGTCGGGCCGTCCGGCGTAGGAAAACGGACCTTCGCCGAGAAGTTCGCGCAAGCGTTGCTGTGTATGGCGCGGCCGGTCGAGCAGCTCGATCCGTGCGAGCAATGCGATAGTTGCCGCCAGGTGCTCGCTGGCGCGCATCCGGATCTGTTACGTGTCGCCAAGCCTGAAGGGAAGAGCGAACTGCCCCTGGCGCTGTTGATCGGCGAAGGGGAAACGCGGATGCGCACCGGACTTTGTCACGACATCGCCCTCAAGCCGTTCATGGGCGGGCGGCGCGTGGCGATCATCGACGACGCCGACGATCTCAACACCGAAGGAGCCAACTGCCTGCTGAAAACGCTGGAAGAACCGCCGCCGCGCTCCGTGATCATTCTGCTCGGGACCTCCGCCGAACGCCAATTGCCGACAATTCGTTCGCGCGCGCAACTTGTCCGTTTCCGCCCCTTGGAAAGCCAGCAAGTCGCCACGATCTTAGAACGCCAGGGCGTCGTGAGCGATCACGAAACTGCGCTGGGCTGGGCGGCCCTGAGCCAAGGTAGCGTGGCCAAGGCAATTGAAATGGCGGACGCGGAACTCTGGGCGTTTCGCGGCCAATTGATCTCAGGACTGTCGCGCGCGCCGCTCGCCAGTCGCGAAGTGGCCGTCGCGGTGACGGCCTTCGTCGATGCGGCAGGCAAAGAGGCGTCTGAGAAACGCATCCGCGCGCGGCAGGTGCTGGAATTCGCCGTGGAGTTTTACACCGGTTGCCTACGCGGCGCGTGCCGTGCCGACGACGCACACGAAAGCGCGCTTGCCCAGGCAATCGAGCGGCGTCTGGCGCAACCGGTGGAAGTCCCAGGTTTGGAAGCCGCGCTGGAGCGCACGCTGGCCGCCGTCGAACACGTCGAGCACAACGCCAATCAGGCGACGCTCATTGAGTGCTGGCTGGACGACTTGGCGCGCATCCTCGATCGTCACGGCTGGCGCGAGTTGCCGGCGGCGTAG